Sequence from the Miscanthus floridulus cultivar M001 chromosome 16, ASM1932011v1, whole genome shotgun sequence genome:
agaaattggcagattccaattatagtatttgcttgtatattgttaagtgtgacttatgccttgagtgatgactgagttagagcacatgagatcttgggaaaacttgtgtcatgcttggtgttgtcgtcttctttgccatcttagcatgatagattgtgtgatggttaagttaagcatcgcaaagtacttaagtgcgagtgtaaactatgcttgtccttgcttgctattttgtgatgcatctcatggtactattcttcatattcatacacttgcatattgcatctcatctaggtgcgctagatgaaccacgtgaagaatatgatgttggagccaaacccgaagacggtgtatggaggatctatcccgaagatggaaggactaagcaagtgttaggacctgtgatgtcaccaggacggtgcaagttaactgaactgacttatggcggatcccaggcaagccccggagcattataagtctcctaatttataaaagcaattctttctatatatgagttatatattgttgcattaagttgtaggagttgattgaaaccgttgatgcatttattactatccttgcctaccttattacctttttaccctgttaggtcaggatcgaataactgcttagccttgcttagaccggtagcgatcggtgatatccggtcacctacattataggtggttactggaagaatttagctatggaaagaatgatatcctggaattaaccatgtgtgatggataattggagaccggacggaaaaagttggaggcaaccagacagggttctggggtgctgttagtttccgtctgtgttgattaaggaccgaccgttgttgggcctcgagtcatgttgaacgcatgccttacatttagctggccggataaagtaccttccgaccgcgaagctgggagatttttcgggccgagtagattgcccgcagcgcactgtgccgaagcaggtgtggtaggacacgggggcgggatgataaggccaaagtgcagtcggtcggcctccgggtacatgtggttcctggcaaactcgagattcctggaaagttgactcggtgatcaatatctcactttagcgggtgagtgagatttgtgtaaggaacaaatcaccagctggttaggaatcgattcgaatcgccatcgctcctggatagtgagcacttgactcgagttacttcatcgtagtaattattatggaacaatgatggttatctggatgatatgggatatgctaattctaaattggtaactggatgttattggttaatcaagtgattgctatagtacaggtgcttacctagatggataggtcataataaagatgatgcaaagtacttaaaaatggtttcttcatgatagcttatgcttttcgcaaacaagttagctagcccactaaagaaagccatgcataatccttggtgtcgctttattttggtttaagacgggtaagtctggctgagtacattcgagtactcagggtttatcccaccttgttgcaggtgatgttctcgacctgttgatgatggtggctaaccaccggtgggctcggtgattctatacttacttctcatctatatgcttttgtcggatgatgtcacttatgctagcaatatatttggaacttatattaatgtaatcatttgaaagctatgttgttttcactaagcggttttgaaacccaaactggtacttttatttgtgaacccatttgtaatattatttccgctgcaacccgatgtatgtgatgtgtatttgcttaatcacgcgatcttggttgtgatgttgatttaccgaggtctctcgggacactcggcggactaccgggtttatatgagtgaaagtatgggtatgtcaacgtgttagcggggacaaccgtacttgatcttgtataaattgagcgGTTCTATCACAGTCTCTAGAAGTGGGACTGAGCCCTGGGTTAGGATTGTTGGACCAGACTCTATTTAGGCCGTTAAATGAGCCTGGCCCAAACAATCCTAGTGTTTAACAAGCAAGGAGCAACGAACGTACACAGCAAGAGAATGCAACGTACAGTGCATGTAACGCAAGGTGGAGAGAATACCGGCCGCCGGGACGCCGACTAGAGTGCTAGACTAATGTCCAGTGCTTCAGTCCGATGCATGAACTAGAGTGCTAGACTAATGTTCAGTATTTTCAGTTCAACAAGCTTTTGCGTTTCTGACATATTGTTCAGTCCTTACTGTTAATTTGTGAGTTGGCCTTTTGCATTTCTGAAATAATTGTTTTCAGCCCTTGTTAACCTGTGAGCTGTTGCTTTAGTATTGCTTAAGGAGTGTATCATTTGCTGAGCACAACAAAAGCCACACACATTCAGCTTGCGCCGAACTTTTTattatttggccctttttttgaaagtttctctcaaatagacccctggcggaaacaattccagaaatggacccttggctcggcgccacggtcactggcgccgagctcggcgccacggtcactggcgccgaggtcctgggcacgggaaaatggcctgctaggggctcggcgccagagtgactggcgccgagctcggcgccgtcgatcttggcgccgagccacctgcatttaacccagcctgcatttaacccagcatgtccatctcatggtaaatttaaAGACTTAGCCAAATTCTAAGTTGTCCATCTTATGataaatttagggacttagccaaaattcagctcggggaagaagtgcaggctgggttaaatgcaggtgtctCGGCGCCATAGTCAAAATtcagctcggggaagaagtgcaggctgggttaaatgcaggtgtctCGGCGCCATAGCCAAAATtcagctcggggaagaagtgcaggctgggttaaatgcaggtgtctCGGCGCCATAGCCAAAATtcagctcggggaagaagtgcaggctgggttaaatgcaggtgtctCGGCGCCATAGCCAAAATtcagctcggggaagaagtgcaggctgggttaaatgcaggtggctcGCCGAGTTCGGCGCCAAGAtcgacggcgccgagctcggcgccagtcactctgacgccgagcccctggcaggccattttcccgtgcctaggacctcggcgccagtgaccgtggcgccgagccaagagtccatttctggaattgtttccgccagaggtctatttgagagaaactttcgaaaaaagggccaaatagtaaaaaaattcGGCAGCTTGCGTTCCTCCTATAAACTAATTGCATGTTGCCAATTAGAAAAAGCACAGTAAAGTAGAAATTATAGAGAAAAAAGTAAAGCAAAAGAAAATAATGTGAACAAAAGAACTATGTTGAAACATCTCATCTTAAACATAAGTTGAGATATATTACAAAATATTAAAAATGCGGGTTTTATTAGTTAGACACCTCCTCAAAGAGAagattaattattattattattattaaaaaaattaaaattaaatttagttaaATAACAAAAAAGTATAAACCTTTTTATTATTTTGAATAGTATAtaaacattttcaattttatttgttggGCACCTCTTTAAAGAAAAGACGAAAGAACAGTTCGCTTTGTGCTCACCACGCAGCTGCGTGCCTTGAGCTGCtgcagctagcccacctcatgtACGATGTACCGCCTCCTCCGTGTGGTGCTATCTCCCCGCAACGCAAGTACGCAACGACTCGCCCTACTGCCCACACGACGGCTACCTTTCCATTCGGCCCACGACCGGTAGACTAATAATAATAGGCCGGCCACATATCTCATTCGCATGGGAATAATGGGCCGCTTTCTTACCTTCTGTGGCCCACTAGATGCGTCTTGTAGTTAGCAGAGCCTGTGAGTATGGATGGATGGTCCAGCCGTCCAGCCGCGTAACACAGTAGTATCCTCCTCCTGCCATGCGTGGTCCTGGTCCGTATCGTATGTGATCGCTTTCGCCATTGCAAGAATGCTTCAATTCGGCCGGAGAGCGGCGCGGCGGCCTGTACGTGGAACGCCAAACACGTCCGTACGTGTGCCCGGTGCGTGTGTTTGTTTACGCAAACGCTGCAATTGCATGCCTGCCTGCATCGATCTAACTGGATTACTGGAGTACGTTTGGCTTGCTGAGAAACTGTTGATCAACAAATTCTGAAGATTCTTCTTTAACCGAGACACGTGGTCGCCGTGGTAAAAATCTGCTCCTTTGATCATCAACTGCTTAGTACAGCCAATCGCGTGGCCGACAGATCAGACCATATCGGCGCGTCGTGGACCAAATTGGCGTGCACATTACCTGTCTCTAGTCTAGTAGACTTAGACGTTGCGTCATTCTTAGTACTTGTTGCGTCATTACAAGGAGCGCAACGAAAAAAAAACACGACCATAAAGAGGCATCAAACCAGCAATTTCTGTACAATTAGAAAGAGTAAAGCATCGTATTGGATGGTGGCGGGGGCAAACAAAACAACCACCATGCTGTAAAGCCTGCTTGTATGTTGCGAAGTTTATGTACCGATCATCCGAAAGATgcagtttttttttatttggaaACCACCACACGAAACTCTAGACGATACCTCCCAGTCCCAGCTCTTTCAAGTCGACAGGTAGCTAGGGGCGACCATGCATTCTCGACCGATGGACCATTCGCGACGCGACGACCGGGCCGCACGCAGGCAGCATGAGTGCACGCGTGACACGACAACGTACGGGCCGGCCGGAAGAACCGCTCGCTCGTCCGCCAAAGCCGGAGGTACGCTCTGTTGCTGCGTCACACGTTCGTCCCGCGACGAGACGTGTATACGTGTCCCGAACGCCCACGCACTTCCGCCGCGGCATcctatccatccatccatccacacGATCGACGCATGCCTGTGCAAGCGGATGACGCCTAGTTTAGTTTATTTCCTGAGTCCCTATCTCattgaatatttagacacatacataaagtattaaatataaactaaaaaataactaattacacagtttacgactaatttacgagacgaatcttttaaatctaattagttcatgatttgacaatatgatgctacagtaacatatgagataatgacagattaattagacttaataaatttatctcgcatattactgatggattatgtaatttgttttttaattagtatccgaacatccaTGCAACTTCCATACCCAATATGACACGCACAAACTTTACATCCCAAGTTTAAACAAGCCTAAATTCGTCGTTGCCGAGCGACGCGGAAAAGATGAGGCGAAACTGCGAAAGACATGCGGCGACTCTGCGGGATTTAGACAGGAATATCTCATGCGAGtaccagcctgttcggttggctggttcatatcgttgctggttcgtgaagaagtattgctgtctggtttgtgtgagagaaaaatattgttctggctagaaatttacgatcgtttacgacaagtcacagccaaacgaacggggTGTATAGTTAGCATATCCGTGCGTCGTAATCGCTCCGTGCATTGTACTACCATGCATTTATAGTTCCCGCAGAGTAGTCCCACACACGAAATTCTCGTTTTTAAAAAGTCGAACGatttgaaattcaattaaatttatataaaaaaacactAGCATCTACCAAGCAAATATTATTCGATTCATTGTGGGATACATCTATATatcaaacttatttgaagataagTATTTGACATTGTTTTTTCGAAAATGCTTCTTTCCGAGCGCGCGCACTCGCGACGCTCGTTCGATGCGCGTGGGGAAGGAGCCCGTCTGATTCGCGCTCGCGCCCGCCCGCgtccgccgtcttcttcctctcccgcgtCTTCTTCCCCAGCTCCACCGCGACGGCTAGGGTTCTGCCACCCGCTTTTTCCCAAACTTCGACGGCCTTAGAAGGAAAGGGATTTGGGGAGGAAGACCGGCCAGACGGTGGGGATGGTTGGCGGGCGGTTTAGGGGCCTTGCCGACGGTGGAGGCGGCCGGGCTAGGTCGGAACAGCAGCGCCCTTGCCGGAGTTCGCCGGATGTCGCCATGGCCGCAAGCGGGAGGGGGCGAGGGCAAGACATGGGGAAGAAGACGGACACCGCAGACACGCTAGGGCTTCACCGAAGCTCAACACGTGCCGCGGCAGCGTCGGTGGGCAGTGGGGCGGTGGGAGGTGGGGGCGAGGGCAGGGGCAAGGGTGGCGAGACGGATCTGGAGGCGCGAGGGAGGAGGCGATGGGGGGAGGCGGGGAGCACGGGAGAAAGGTCGGGTCGCTGGAGCCGAACGGGCAAGAAAGAAGGAGGCAGGCGGGGCGTAGAAGAAGAGGTGTGTGTGCGGGAGTTTATCCGTGTGCGCACGTGAAGAGTAGCACTGCCCTTATAGTTTATCCGTGTGCGCACGTGAAGAGTAGCACTGCCCTTATATTTTTTATAGGGTGGCAAATGGGTATACTGAACTGCGTAGAGTTACATTCGCTTCAGCTACATGTAGATACTACTAGCtacctgttcgtttgggctagtttggtttataagccatggctgaaagtactgttgactgatttggtgtgagagaaaaatattattcgttggctgataagccatagcttataagtcaaatacggCCAAACGAACAGACTGTAGATTGCATCTTTCCTTTAGTTGGGCCATCTGAGACAACCAGTCTATTTGCTTGTTGGTTTTAGTTAAGGCTTATCAACcagccaacaatgtttttctcttatcataaaccagcaccagctgaATTTATCAGCACAGAAACCcgccagcgaacaggccgaacatGATTTCTTTAGTTTGGGCCACCTGAGACAAAGCCCACCAAGACGTAGCCCTTCATCAAGATGCTTCTACCGATACAGGCCTGTTTATCTTCTCCGACGCCTTTTTTCCATCGTCGTCGCCATGAGATGCAGTTTTTGAGGTTAGTGGACCTACGCGTATGGACCAGTTTCGCCTCCACGAGCTTTCGCCCCTGCATTTGGTCATCTAGGTGGTTCAATAGGAGGTTGTCTATTTTATTAAGAAATAATAAAATATTAGTTTAATCTCCTTGAGTTTATAATCAtcttttaaataaaaaatatctgAAACTATTGTCAATTGAGGGGCTGTAGCTAGTGAACAGTTGCGCTCGGCCGTGGAGCGTGCAGCGGCCAAAACCTGCCTTTTGCTTGCTCAATCAGGGTGATTAAAACCCACTTGATTCTGCTTGCACCACAGCATTCGGAGCATTGGTGGTTCCTCCATGCGTCAACATGTGTCTCTGCCTATCTTGCGGAAAAGCCCTCCAGTTCTTTGGAAACTAACCCTCAGTCCAGTCAATCGTCCCTAAACGGTGAGATTTTGCAGAGAGCCCCCCACCTGACCCGAACCCTAACCCCCTCCTCATTCCTCTCTCCTCTCCCAGGCGTCGATGCGCCTCGCGTATCACCGGGCGCGCCTCCCGGCTCGCCGCCGTCACTCCTCCACCTCTTCCATGGCGTTCCTCCGCCTAGCTACCGGAACCTCATCTCCCCCACCGCCGCTCTATCTCTTTCCCTACTGTCTCCTTTTCCCCTCTCTGCCGCTGGGAGACTGAGAGGTGGTGCGGGTGCCGCCGGCGAGTTGGAGCGCGGTGGCATCCCATGGAGTGCcaacctccaatggatccatggctTGGAGGTGCCATTAGCTCGCGAGGATCCGCGGCCGGATCCAAGATGCGAGGCACCAAATCGGTGTAAGGGACGGCTGTAGCGTGACGCCGGATCTGGCAGTTTCCACGGACACATTTCGGCGTCCTTGATTCTCCTCCAGGCCTTCGGCGTTGACGAGTTCCATAAGCTGCTGACCGCGTCCCCCTGCTCCTCCATGCTACCAACACCACCCCTAGCAAGGGTCCCCGTTATCGATCCACACATCAGGCCCCGCGGTGCTGCCCCTGCAAGGCCGCTCGTCGTCGATCTGCACAGCATGCCATCGGCATCGCCCCCAAGGTGAGGCCTTCTCCCTCACGTGGATTTGTATGCAGCCTAGGATAAATGCAATATAGGACTCTTCAGGCCATTGCGCTCAAGATTCCCTCTTCTGTTGCTCAGTGTTGGTGACGCCGAGGAGGATGAGGAGCACCTACTGGTAGTTGGTGGCCGATGGATTCAAGAACATCCGGATGATGGACAGGGAGTCTGCACTCCGAGGTCAAGAAAAGTAATGTAGGAGAGTGATGTGGTCCATTCCTCAATTTTTACCTTAGCTTGTTGGGTTCTAATTGAAACTATTGACTGATGATTAGTTGGTGGGCATTTAATCTGGATTTGCTTTATTTTTTGAAATATACATGTAGGTATATATGCAGGATGAGCTAAAGGGGGTTCGTCACCTGTTGAATCAGAACCTCAAGCTCAAGAGGCAGTGCAAGAAGGTACCTCTGTTTTCTCTTTATTTATCCAATTAGCAACAGTATTACCATGCAATGATCATGAAGCTCTAGAAAAGGCGTCAAGTTTACTAAAAAAGCTCATCAAATAGTTATGCACTGAGCGCTCAGCCCACCATCTTGACCAATATATGACATACAAGTAAAGTTCATTCGGCATGTATCACCAACAAAAATCTTTTAAGCCAGTCCACTCACCTGGCCCCAAAAGAAAATGACTTGCGATAAATGTACTACTAAATGTAAAATCGGAACAACCACCAAAAGATAGCACCCTAGCCTCATTTTAATTGTTCGCAGCTGCTGATGATAGAGTAATCTCAGTTTTAATCCCTCACAAGACACATCGTATTCAGTATTTTCCATGGCCTGCGACTatatttctcttctttttttttaagGTGCTTGATTGATGTCAAACCTGAAGTTGCAACTTACACTATCGCCATAGCTTGAAAAGGAtaaaaataagcttacacttaaACTAGGATACTAGAATAGTgatgttgattgatatatctGTTAAATGTATGATTTTGTCTGTTTCTAAGGCTGGGTTCTCTATAAATATTGAAGATTTCACCCATGTGTTTGATTCCATAAAGATTCTTTTGGAACTGGAAATTTATAAACTCAATGAGTCCCAAGTCGTCATGAAGAATGTTGACAAGATCACTTGATATCCCACTCAAACCATCTTGTGTCCTCTAGGCATTGAACTCGCAATGTCTCCAATTTTCTCATTCCATTTTGCCAAAGCTCTGTGGGTATGATAATTGTGGGCTTAATTTCAGAGTGGGAACTATTTTATTATGATAAAGCTAAAAATGACCTATTGAAATTACATATGGGTTGTGTAGTTAACAGAAGCTGTGCTTTCTTGCTTTATACAATCTAATCATTTTTTAAAATTGTACTTATTCCGAATTACTATTTGGTAGAAATTGCTTAATAGTGAAATACAAGAATATTCACAAACATGAAGGAAACAATGATACTGTAAAGCAAGACTTCccatgttttttcttcttctagaTTCGACAGATCATAAGCTGACAATGATAAACAGTGAGATGCTTCACTTATTTGGTTGTTTTATTATGATTATTTGTTTGTGCTATCCTTGACATGGTTATACGTAACAAAGCGCAGCCAATAGCAATAGCTATATGACTGAGTAATTAGACAAGATTTTTCCTTCAAGGATGTAGGTCGCACACTTGCAGTACCTATATCGTGCTATTATAAATATCTCTGCATCCCTTGCGGGCAAAAAAGCTCTATGAATTGGCTATTCGTCTGGAAtttggatttcttggagttgCTGTTGCTTCATAATTTGTGCTATGTTTCTGTTGTTTATAAATGCATCATCTTAGATGCTGATGCCGTGGTTATGATAGCAATTACTCTATCGCCCTGTCTGAAAAAGCTATGGCGgtaagtactgttcgctgattcgttgtgagagaaaaatactgttcctttGCTGAAACAGTACGGCTAACAAAGCCATATAAAAATATATGTGCTTAGATTTTAGCTACCATCTAATTATAAGGGGGTGTTTGAATCGAGGGACTAAAGTTGGGGATTTTAGCTATTTATTTCCTCGTGTGACGGTGCGAGGACTGACGACGTTATCGAGGTGTCCAAACGGAGACACGTACACAGTAAAGTACGAGTACGTACATTTGCTTGGGCCAATCcaacggcggcgcgcgcgtggcTGCACGACGACTGTAGCTGCACGCGCCGCCGTTCAAATACCAGCGGCTACGGGCTACGGTACGGTACACGCATGCCGTTGCCGTGCGAGCCAGGGTGCATTTGCGATTTGCGTCGTCCAAGCGTGACAAATTGTGTGACGAGCGATGACGACGAACGCTGAACCTGGCCTGCTCGAGTCTCCGATCCACTCGATCAACTCCAGTTTCCATCCACGCCCCAGTCCCACCATGCGCGCATGCGTCACCAGCTGACCTACGAGGTCGGCACGGCGCACACGTTCCCGCTACGAGCTGAAAGCGACCAGTGCCACGCAGCAACTGCATGCCGACTGAGTGACACGCAACAAACAGTGTACATATATAGGGGAGAAAAAGTCGGAGTATATAATCATATTTTGTACAGCAATGCAGTATGTACGACGTACGTACGATAGATCGCCATCACGGTTCATGAACGCTACTAATAAGCAAATAATCACGATTCACGAACGCTAAGTAAATAATCAgtctgttcgtttgctcgtattttgttt
This genomic interval carries:
- the LOC136513462 gene encoding uncharacterized protein, with protein sequence MLPTPPLARVPVIDPHIRPRGAAPARPLVVDLHSMPSASPPSVGDAEEDEEHLLVVGGRWIQEHPDDGQGVCTPRSRKVYMQDELKGVRHLLNQNLKLKRQCKKITNW